In Cicer arietinum cultivar CDC Frontier isolate Library 1 chromosome 7, Cicar.CDCFrontier_v2.0, whole genome shotgun sequence, a single window of DNA contains:
- the LOC101500705 gene encoding uncharacterized protein, with protein sequence MCDGVEPNFDAMNDGVEPVMIDLTDVFTIGMMFDTQDELLKWARTVGRENGIVVMIFRFETATTRPRTKTKLILGCERSGKYKPWKNPNLTRSTWTRKCDCPFRLRGTRSNIDDGWKVDGSDELRDIFWAHPDAITLVNNFHIILIMDSTYKTCRYRMPLLEIIGVTSTEMTFCVGFAYLKSERVDNFTWALQMVKEHITSGEVEVIVTDRDLALMNAVENIFPKAVNLLCLFHICKNVKAKYKMTVFPKKKQVQKMEAWEALIYSYDDAQYYMKLAIFEGICSSCSIFYDYVHEQWLIPHKERLYANLRGVVSKNVIDHIAAEYDRVKHVGIDQTECRSTIRTTHGLPYACEIARYSMIPRSIPLDVIHVWWSKLIFHVDASSKPLELSVKHEIDVIVKKFEELDVPNKISLKGKLREIAYPSTTSMFPPVAKVYLKSYSPIPPTSNLWKNYCNEEARQWEFIYRDCMQHWLQIFPETINEVIVN encoded by the exons atgtgTGATGGTGTGGAACCTAATTTTGACGCTATGAATGACGGAGTTGAACCTGTTATGATTGATTTGACTGATGTGTTTACCATCGGCATGATGTTCGATACACAAGATGAATTATTGAAATGGGCTAGAACTGTTGGAAGGGAAAATGGAattgttgttatgatttttagATTTGAAACTGCGACAACACGACcaagaacaaagacaaaattaattcttggttgtgaaagaagTGGTAAATATAAACCTTGGAAGAATCCTAATCTTACTAGGAGTACTTGGACTAGAAAATGTGATTGTCCATTTAGATTGAGAGGAACACGATCAAATATTGATGATGGATG GAAGGTAGATGGTTCAGATGAGTTGAGGGACATATTTTGGGCCCATCCAGACGCTATCACTCTTGtgaataattttcacataatattgattatgGATAGCACTTACAAGACCTGTAGGTATCGAATGCCATTACTTGAGATTATTGGTGTTACATCTACtgaaatgacattttgtgtGGGATTTGCATATCTAAAGTCTGAGCGTGTTGATAACTTCACATGGGCACTACAAATGGTGAAAGAACATATTACAAGTGGCGAAGTTGAAGTCATTGTTACTGATAGAGACCTTGCTTTGATGAACGcagttgaaaatatttttccaaAAGCAGTGAATTTATTATGCTTGTTTCATATATGCAAGAATGTCAAAGCCAAGTACAAGATGACTGTGTTTCCAAAAAAGAAGCAAGTGCAAAAAATGGAGGCATGGGAGGCTCTTATTTACAGTTATGATGATGCTCAATACTACATGAAGTTGGCTATCTTTGAAGGAATTTGTAGTAGCtgttctattttttatgattatgtacACGAGCAGTGGTTAATTCCTCACAAGGAAAG ATTATACGCGAATTTGCGTGGTGTTGTGTCAAAAAATGTAATTGATCACATTGCGGCAGAGTATGACCGCGTGAAGCATGTAGGTATTGATCAGACTGAGTGTCGTTCCACAATTAGGACAACACATGGTCTACCTTATGCATGTGAAATAGCCAGGTATAGTATGATCCCACGTTCCATTCCATTAGACGTTATTCATGTTTGGTGGAGTAAATTAATTTTCCATGTTGATGCATCGAGTAAACCTTTAGAGTTATCTGTGAAACATGAAATAGATGTCATAGTGAAAAAGTTTGAAGAACTTGATGTACCTAACAAAATTTCACTTAAAGGTAAATTACGAGAGATCGCGTATCCATCGACTACGTCGATGTTTCCACCTGTTGCCAAG GTTTACTTAAAGTCATATTCCCCTATACCACCAACAAGTAATTTGTGGAAAAATTATTGCAATGAAGAAGCACGACAATGGGAATTTATTTACAGGGATTGCATGCAACATTGGTTGCAGATATTTCCAGAAActataaatgaagttattgtaAACTGA